Proteins encoded in a region of the Carassius auratus strain Wakin chromosome 21, ASM336829v1, whole genome shotgun sequence genome:
- the LOC113038340 gene encoding cytoplasmic polyadenylation element-binding protein 4-like isoform X3, with protein MGDYGFGVLVQNNTGNKSAFPVRIHPHLQAPHHHQNATASPAAFINSTPAGNGSSSSGSTWLFPAAGAHSNLQDDILGSEKPKAQQQELQETQEKQQQQQLSPVHQESAIISELEKARAEESKVESGSSDGTNGKEKLRLESPVLTPFDYQEPSGLGTAAQSSTSSSSLTSFNNWSAAIPATPSTIINEDISFFNPAASANNGPLLFQNFSHHVSPGFGGNFSPQIGPISQHHPPHPHFQHPHSQHQQHRRSPASPHQPPFPHRSAPFGQLPHLSNNMSKPPSPWGSYQSTSPSPSSTSWSPGGGYGGWGGSQGREYRRGLNGGMTPLNSISPLKKTFPNNHMPQQKYSRTSPGFNPKSWMDDSRSENIFPFQDRPRSFDGFNMHSLENSLIDIMRAEQDTLKGHSSLFPMEDGFPDEERGDQSLPGLGSPHCFPHQNGERVERYSRKVFVGGLPPDIDEDEITASFRRFGHLFVDWPHKAESKSYFPPKGYAFLLFQDESSVQALIDACIEEDGKLYLCVSSPTIKDKPVQIRPWNLNDSDFVMDGSQPLDPRKTIFVGGVPRPLRAVELAMIMDRLYGGVCYAGIDTDPELKYPKGAGRVAFSNQQSYIAAISARFVQLQHGEIDKRVEVKPYVLDDQLCDECQGTRCGGKFAPFFCANVTCLQYYCEYCWAAIHSRAGREFHKPLVKEGGDRPRHISFRWN; from the exons ATGGGGGATTACGGGTTTGGAGTCTTAGTGCAGAACAACACTGGCAACAAGTCTGCTTTCCCAGTACGAATCCACCCTCACCTGCAAGCGCCACACCACCACCAGAATGCGACCGCCAGCCCCGCCGCTTTCATAAACAGCACCCCTGCTGGAAATGGTAGCAGCAGCAGCGGTTCGACCTGGCTGTTCCCGGCGGCCGGCGCTCACAGCAACCTGCAAGATGACATCCTCGGCTCAGAGAAGCCCAAAGCCCAGCAGCAGGAGCTGCAAGAGACCCAagagaagcagcagcagcagcagctctccCCCGTACACCAGGAGAGCGCCATCATCTCCGAGCTGGAAAAGGCTCGTGCTGAAGAGAGTAAAGTGGAGAGTGGGTCATCCGATGGGACCAACGGCAAGGAGAAGCTGCGTTTAGAGTCCCCCGTGCTGACGCCCTTTGACTATCAGGAGCCCTCGGGACTAGGCACAGCTGCCCAGTCcagcacctcctcctcctccctgaCCAGCTTCAACAACTGGTCGGCTGCTATCCCCGCCACCCCCTCCACCATCATCAATGAGGACATCAGCTTCTTCAACCCGGCCGCCTCAGCCAACAACGGCCCTCTGCTGTTCCAGAATTTCTCCCACCACGTCAGCCCGGGGTTCGGGGGGAACTTCTCCCCTCAGATCGGTCCCATCTCCCAGCACCACCCACCTCACCCCCACTTCCAGCACCCTCACAGCCAGCACCAGCAGCATCGTCGTTCTCCGGCCAGTCCCCATCAGCCGCCGTTCCCCCACCGCAGCGCCCCCTTCGGCCAGCTGCCGCATCTCTCCAACAACATGAGCAAGCCTCCCTCACCTTGGGGCAGCTACCAGAGCACCTCACCCTCTCCTTCTTCCACTTCGTGGAGCCCAGGTGGGGGTTACGGTGGTTGGGGTGGCTCCCAGGGCCGTGAGTACCGCCGTGGCTTGAATGGTGGCATGACACCTCTCAACTCCATCTCACCTCTGAAGAAGACCTTCCCCAACAACCACATGCCCCAGCAGAAGTACTCCCGCACCAGCCCCGGATTCAACCCCAAGTCCTGGATGGATGACAGCAGGAGCGAGAACATCTTCCCTTTCCAG GATCGTCCCCGTTCATTCGATGGCTTCAACATGCATTCTCTGGAGAACTCTTTGATTGACATCATGAGGGCTGAGCAAGACACTCTCAAAG GACATTCATCCCTGTTCCCGATGGAAGATGGCTTCCCAGACGAGGAGAGAGGCGATCAGAGCCTGCCAGGCCTGGGTTCCCCCCACTGCTTCCCTCACCAGAACGGAGAGAGGGTGGAGCGCTATTCTCGCAAAGTCTTTGTGGGTGGCCTCCCCCCTGATATAGACGAAG ATGAGATAACCGCTAGTTTTCGCCGTTTTGGGCACCTGTTTGTGGATTGGCCTCACAAAGCAGAGAGCAAGTCATACTTCCCCCCGAAAG GATACGCTTTCCTCTTGTTTCAAGATGAGAGCTCTGTTCAAGCCCTTATCGATGCCTGCATCGAGGAGGATGGAAAACTctacttgtgcgtttccagcccCACCATTAAAGACAAACCT GTCCAGATTCGCCCGTGGAATCTTAATGATAGTGACTTTGTGATGGATGGATCACAGCCCCTGGACCCGAGGAAGACCATATTTGTGGGTGGGGTGCCACGTCCGCTTCGTGCAG TGGAGCTGGCGATGATCATGGACAGGCTGTATGGAGGCGTGTGCTACGCAGGCATTGACACAGACCCAGAGCTGAAGTACCCCAAGGGAGCAGGGCGGGTCGCCTTCTCTAATCAGCAGAGCTACATTGCTGCTATCAGTGCTCGTTTTGTACAACTGCAGCATGGAGAAATCGATAAACGG GTGGAAGTGAAGCCATACGTCCTGGATGACCAGCTGTGCGATGAATGTCAGGGGACTCGCTGCGGAGGGAAGTTCGCTCCTTTCTTCTGCGCCAATGTGACCTGTCTCCAGTATTACTGTGAATACTGCTGGGCGGCCATCCACTCACGCGCCGGCCGGGAGTTCCACAAGCCTCTGGTCAAGGAAGGAGGCGACAGACCTCGCCACATCTCCTTCCGCTGGAACTAA
- the LOC113038340 gene encoding cytoplasmic polyadenylation element-binding protein 4-like isoform X1, translating to MGDYGFGVLVQNNTGNKSAFPVRIHPHLQAPHHHQNATASPAAFINSTPAGNGSSSSGSTWLFPAAGAHSNLQDDILGSEKPKAQQQELQETQEKQQQQQLSPVHQESAIISELEKARAEESKVESGSSDGTNGKEKLRLESPVLTPFDYQEPSGLGTAAQSSTSSSSLTSFNNWSAAIPATPSTIINEDISFFNPAASANNGPLLFQNFSHHVSPGFGGNFSPQIGPISQHHPPHPHFQHPHSQHQQHRRSPASPHQPPFPHRSAPFGQLPHLSNNMSKPPSPWGSYQSTSPSPSSTSWSPGGGYGGWGGSQGREYRRGLNGGMTPLNSISPLKKTFPNNHMPQQKYSRTSPGFNPKSWMDDSRSENIFPFQDRPRSFDGFNMHSLENSLIDIMRAEQDTLKGRLGFTHTGGDSPLPINARNYGRRRGHSSLFPMEDGFPDEERGDQSLPGLGSPHCFPHQNGERVERYSRKVFVGGLPPDIDEDEITASFRRFGHLFVDWPHKAESKSYFPPKGYAFLLFQDESSVQALIDACIEEDGKLYLCVSSPTIKDKPVQIRPWNLNDSDFVMDGSQPLDPRKTIFVGGVPRPLRAVELAMIMDRLYGGVCYAGIDTDPELKYPKGAGRVAFSNQQSYIAAISARFVQLQHGEIDKRVEVKPYVLDDQLCDECQGTRCGGKFAPFFCANVTCLQYYCEYCWAAIHSRAGREFHKPLVKEGGDRPRHISFRWN from the exons ATGGGGGATTACGGGTTTGGAGTCTTAGTGCAGAACAACACTGGCAACAAGTCTGCTTTCCCAGTACGAATCCACCCTCACCTGCAAGCGCCACACCACCACCAGAATGCGACCGCCAGCCCCGCCGCTTTCATAAACAGCACCCCTGCTGGAAATGGTAGCAGCAGCAGCGGTTCGACCTGGCTGTTCCCGGCGGCCGGCGCTCACAGCAACCTGCAAGATGACATCCTCGGCTCAGAGAAGCCCAAAGCCCAGCAGCAGGAGCTGCAAGAGACCCAagagaagcagcagcagcagcagctctccCCCGTACACCAGGAGAGCGCCATCATCTCCGAGCTGGAAAAGGCTCGTGCTGAAGAGAGTAAAGTGGAGAGTGGGTCATCCGATGGGACCAACGGCAAGGAGAAGCTGCGTTTAGAGTCCCCCGTGCTGACGCCCTTTGACTATCAGGAGCCCTCGGGACTAGGCACAGCTGCCCAGTCcagcacctcctcctcctccctgaCCAGCTTCAACAACTGGTCGGCTGCTATCCCCGCCACCCCCTCCACCATCATCAATGAGGACATCAGCTTCTTCAACCCGGCCGCCTCAGCCAACAACGGCCCTCTGCTGTTCCAGAATTTCTCCCACCACGTCAGCCCGGGGTTCGGGGGGAACTTCTCCCCTCAGATCGGTCCCATCTCCCAGCACCACCCACCTCACCCCCACTTCCAGCACCCTCACAGCCAGCACCAGCAGCATCGTCGTTCTCCGGCCAGTCCCCATCAGCCGCCGTTCCCCCACCGCAGCGCCCCCTTCGGCCAGCTGCCGCATCTCTCCAACAACATGAGCAAGCCTCCCTCACCTTGGGGCAGCTACCAGAGCACCTCACCCTCTCCTTCTTCCACTTCGTGGAGCCCAGGTGGGGGTTACGGTGGTTGGGGTGGCTCCCAGGGCCGTGAGTACCGCCGTGGCTTGAATGGTGGCATGACACCTCTCAACTCCATCTCACCTCTGAAGAAGACCTTCCCCAACAACCACATGCCCCAGCAGAAGTACTCCCGCACCAGCCCCGGATTCAACCCCAAGTCCTGGATGGATGACAGCAGGAGCGAGAACATCTTCCCTTTCCAG GATCGTCCCCGTTCATTCGATGGCTTCAACATGCATTCTCTGGAGAACTCTTTGATTGACATCATGAGGGCTGAGCAAGACACTCTCAAAG GTCGCCTCGGATTCACCCACACAGGAGGAGACAGCCCCTTGCCCATAAATG CAAGGAATTATGGGAGGCGACGAG GACATTCATCCCTGTTCCCGATGGAAGATGGCTTCCCAGACGAGGAGAGAGGCGATCAGAGCCTGCCAGGCCTGGGTTCCCCCCACTGCTTCCCTCACCAGAACGGAGAGAGGGTGGAGCGCTATTCTCGCAAAGTCTTTGTGGGTGGCCTCCCCCCTGATATAGACGAAG ATGAGATAACCGCTAGTTTTCGCCGTTTTGGGCACCTGTTTGTGGATTGGCCTCACAAAGCAGAGAGCAAGTCATACTTCCCCCCGAAAG GATACGCTTTCCTCTTGTTTCAAGATGAGAGCTCTGTTCAAGCCCTTATCGATGCCTGCATCGAGGAGGATGGAAAACTctacttgtgcgtttccagcccCACCATTAAAGACAAACCT GTCCAGATTCGCCCGTGGAATCTTAATGATAGTGACTTTGTGATGGATGGATCACAGCCCCTGGACCCGAGGAAGACCATATTTGTGGGTGGGGTGCCACGTCCGCTTCGTGCAG TGGAGCTGGCGATGATCATGGACAGGCTGTATGGAGGCGTGTGCTACGCAGGCATTGACACAGACCCAGAGCTGAAGTACCCCAAGGGAGCAGGGCGGGTCGCCTTCTCTAATCAGCAGAGCTACATTGCTGCTATCAGTGCTCGTTTTGTACAACTGCAGCATGGAGAAATCGATAAACGG GTGGAAGTGAAGCCATACGTCCTGGATGACCAGCTGTGCGATGAATGTCAGGGGACTCGCTGCGGAGGGAAGTTCGCTCCTTTCTTCTGCGCCAATGTGACCTGTCTCCAGTATTACTGTGAATACTGCTGGGCGGCCATCCACTCACGCGCCGGCCGGGAGTTCCACAAGCCTCTGGTCAAGGAAGGAGGCGACAGACCTCGCCACATCTCCTTCCGCTGGAACTAA
- the LOC113038340 gene encoding cytoplasmic polyadenylation element-binding protein 4-like isoform X2 — MGDYGFGVLVQNNTGNKSAFPVRIHPHLQAPHHHQNATASPAAFINSTPAGNGSSSSGSTWLFPAAGAHSNLQDDILGSEKPKAQQQELQETQEKQQQQQLSPVHQESAIISELEKARAEESKVESGSSDGTNGKEKLRLESPVLTPFDYQEPSGLGTAAQSSTSSSSLTSFNNWSAAIPATPSTIINEDISFFNPAASANNGPLLFQNFSHHVSPGFGGNFSPQIGPISQHHPPHPHFQHPHSQHQQHRRSPASPHQPPFPHRSAPFGQLPHLSNNMSKPPSPWGSYQSTSPSPSSTSWSPGGGYGGWGGSQGREYRRGLNGGMTPLNSISPLKKTFPNNHMPQQKYSRTSPGFNPKSWMDDSRSENIFPFQDRPRSFDGFNMHSLENSLIDIMRAEQDTLKGRLGFTHTGGDSPLPINGHSSLFPMEDGFPDEERGDQSLPGLGSPHCFPHQNGERVERYSRKVFVGGLPPDIDEDEITASFRRFGHLFVDWPHKAESKSYFPPKGYAFLLFQDESSVQALIDACIEEDGKLYLCVSSPTIKDKPVQIRPWNLNDSDFVMDGSQPLDPRKTIFVGGVPRPLRAVELAMIMDRLYGGVCYAGIDTDPELKYPKGAGRVAFSNQQSYIAAISARFVQLQHGEIDKRVEVKPYVLDDQLCDECQGTRCGGKFAPFFCANVTCLQYYCEYCWAAIHSRAGREFHKPLVKEGGDRPRHISFRWN; from the exons ATGGGGGATTACGGGTTTGGAGTCTTAGTGCAGAACAACACTGGCAACAAGTCTGCTTTCCCAGTACGAATCCACCCTCACCTGCAAGCGCCACACCACCACCAGAATGCGACCGCCAGCCCCGCCGCTTTCATAAACAGCACCCCTGCTGGAAATGGTAGCAGCAGCAGCGGTTCGACCTGGCTGTTCCCGGCGGCCGGCGCTCACAGCAACCTGCAAGATGACATCCTCGGCTCAGAGAAGCCCAAAGCCCAGCAGCAGGAGCTGCAAGAGACCCAagagaagcagcagcagcagcagctctccCCCGTACACCAGGAGAGCGCCATCATCTCCGAGCTGGAAAAGGCTCGTGCTGAAGAGAGTAAAGTGGAGAGTGGGTCATCCGATGGGACCAACGGCAAGGAGAAGCTGCGTTTAGAGTCCCCCGTGCTGACGCCCTTTGACTATCAGGAGCCCTCGGGACTAGGCACAGCTGCCCAGTCcagcacctcctcctcctccctgaCCAGCTTCAACAACTGGTCGGCTGCTATCCCCGCCACCCCCTCCACCATCATCAATGAGGACATCAGCTTCTTCAACCCGGCCGCCTCAGCCAACAACGGCCCTCTGCTGTTCCAGAATTTCTCCCACCACGTCAGCCCGGGGTTCGGGGGGAACTTCTCCCCTCAGATCGGTCCCATCTCCCAGCACCACCCACCTCACCCCCACTTCCAGCACCCTCACAGCCAGCACCAGCAGCATCGTCGTTCTCCGGCCAGTCCCCATCAGCCGCCGTTCCCCCACCGCAGCGCCCCCTTCGGCCAGCTGCCGCATCTCTCCAACAACATGAGCAAGCCTCCCTCACCTTGGGGCAGCTACCAGAGCACCTCACCCTCTCCTTCTTCCACTTCGTGGAGCCCAGGTGGGGGTTACGGTGGTTGGGGTGGCTCCCAGGGCCGTGAGTACCGCCGTGGCTTGAATGGTGGCATGACACCTCTCAACTCCATCTCACCTCTGAAGAAGACCTTCCCCAACAACCACATGCCCCAGCAGAAGTACTCCCGCACCAGCCCCGGATTCAACCCCAAGTCCTGGATGGATGACAGCAGGAGCGAGAACATCTTCCCTTTCCAG GATCGTCCCCGTTCATTCGATGGCTTCAACATGCATTCTCTGGAGAACTCTTTGATTGACATCATGAGGGCTGAGCAAGACACTCTCAAAG GTCGCCTCGGATTCACCCACACAGGAGGAGACAGCCCCTTGCCCATAAATG GACATTCATCCCTGTTCCCGATGGAAGATGGCTTCCCAGACGAGGAGAGAGGCGATCAGAGCCTGCCAGGCCTGGGTTCCCCCCACTGCTTCCCTCACCAGAACGGAGAGAGGGTGGAGCGCTATTCTCGCAAAGTCTTTGTGGGTGGCCTCCCCCCTGATATAGACGAAG ATGAGATAACCGCTAGTTTTCGCCGTTTTGGGCACCTGTTTGTGGATTGGCCTCACAAAGCAGAGAGCAAGTCATACTTCCCCCCGAAAG GATACGCTTTCCTCTTGTTTCAAGATGAGAGCTCTGTTCAAGCCCTTATCGATGCCTGCATCGAGGAGGATGGAAAACTctacttgtgcgtttccagcccCACCATTAAAGACAAACCT GTCCAGATTCGCCCGTGGAATCTTAATGATAGTGACTTTGTGATGGATGGATCACAGCCCCTGGACCCGAGGAAGACCATATTTGTGGGTGGGGTGCCACGTCCGCTTCGTGCAG TGGAGCTGGCGATGATCATGGACAGGCTGTATGGAGGCGTGTGCTACGCAGGCATTGACACAGACCCAGAGCTGAAGTACCCCAAGGGAGCAGGGCGGGTCGCCTTCTCTAATCAGCAGAGCTACATTGCTGCTATCAGTGCTCGTTTTGTACAACTGCAGCATGGAGAAATCGATAAACGG GTGGAAGTGAAGCCATACGTCCTGGATGACCAGCTGTGCGATGAATGTCAGGGGACTCGCTGCGGAGGGAAGTTCGCTCCTTTCTTCTGCGCCAATGTGACCTGTCTCCAGTATTACTGTGAATACTGCTGGGCGGCCATCCACTCACGCGCCGGCCGGGAGTTCCACAAGCCTCTGGTCAAGGAAGGAGGCGACAGACCTCGCCACATCTCCTTCCGCTGGAACTAA